In one Ferroacidibacillus organovorans genomic region, the following are encoded:
- a CDS encoding ATP-dependent helicase: protein MYKQYESYKKAQNVWDFDDILWAMNERLHTQPTFYASCAGSVRHVMVDEFQDTSRIQWHSLSRFASNTESFMVVGDDDQSIYAFRGAEPGLMKTFLQARPGVRELVLAENFRSLDPIIRTANRLIQVNVDRKPKMMRGIRGTGERVRVLRAKNALDEGRMIATAIAKIHARDPQRTVGILARSNHHLYLVSEQLRTQGIALLEDLEKNLYEEPVVASYLSVLRVSCGDLRTREDAFRFYLKLIEPHVARELSEYRGKRGDLYQRVAKTPTAVAFDGFVKNLSTQTPLDAVRLLTKHYENYAIRLKRTGGTPSQDTRQALQLLEDRVSGLPDLKTFIMEVDRFSEKTVHPMSKAQVRVMTFHGAKGLEFDDVILAGIYDGAVPHARALTGGQQARHTLLEEERRLFYVALTRARDRLFIVYPSSTANTDRKPSPFLFDSGLLAKKENQQEKVGTDDREKRVSVKNLRQGGRGNGRQSFATKKTVFHAPTPAGADQLPIRGEPIHHEVFGEGIVLSIDPFSNGHKVAIQFKNHDVRHFYWEVALSEGHVRKP, encoded by the coding sequence GTGTACAAGCAGTATGAATCCTACAAAAAGGCCCAAAACGTCTGGGATTTTGACGATATTCTATGGGCAATGAATGAGCGATTGCATACACAACCCACTTTTTATGCATCATGTGCGGGGAGTGTTCGCCATGTTATGGTCGACGAATTTCAGGATACGAGCCGCATTCAGTGGCATTCGTTGTCTAGGTTTGCGTCTAACACGGAGAGCTTTATGGTAGTGGGGGATGACGACCAATCGATTTATGCATTTCGCGGTGCAGAACCTGGGCTCATGAAAACGTTCCTTCAAGCGCGTCCCGGGGTGCGTGAGTTGGTCCTCGCAGAAAATTTCCGCTCCCTTGACCCGATTATTCGCACGGCGAATCGCTTGATTCAGGTGAATGTGGATCGAAAACCTAAGATGATGCGCGGGATTCGCGGGACGGGTGAGCGTGTGCGCGTTTTGCGTGCCAAAAACGCGCTGGATGAAGGCAGGATGATCGCAACGGCCATTGCCAAGATTCACGCGCGCGATCCGCAGCGCACGGTGGGAATTCTCGCGCGCTCCAATCACCATCTGTACCTCGTGTCTGAACAGCTTAGGACGCAAGGTATCGCCTTGTTGGAGGACTTGGAAAAAAATCTGTACGAAGAACCAGTCGTAGCGTCCTATCTGTCTGTTCTTCGCGTCTCTTGTGGAGATCTTCGTACGCGCGAGGACGCTTTTCGCTTTTATTTAAAGCTTATAGAACCACATGTAGCGCGCGAACTGTCGGAGTATCGGGGCAAGCGGGGCGATCTATATCAGCGCGTGGCTAAAACTCCGACTGCGGTCGCATTTGATGGGTTTGTTAAAAATTTGTCTACGCAAACTCCGCTGGATGCGGTTCGTCTCCTTACAAAGCATTATGAAAACTATGCGATACGTTTGAAGCGTACAGGGGGAACCCCTTCTCAGGATACACGCCAAGCGTTACAATTGTTGGAAGATCGCGTTTCGGGTTTACCTGACCTGAAAACGTTTATCATGGAAGTAGACCGGTTTTCTGAAAAAACTGTGCACCCCATGTCCAAAGCGCAAGTGCGTGTGATGACATTCCACGGAGCAAAGGGACTGGAGTTTGACGATGTCATCTTGGCGGGGATTTATGACGGAGCTGTACCGCACGCGCGCGCACTGACGGGCGGGCAACAGGCAAGGCACACACTTTTGGAAGAAGAGCGCCGTCTTTTCTATGTTGCGCTAACCCGGGCGCGCGATCGACTTTTTATCGTGTATCCTTCGTCAACCGCAAATACCGATCGCAAACCATCTCCATTTTTATTCGATTCGGGATTGCTTGCAAAAAAAGAGAATCAGCAAGAAAAAGTTGGAACGGACGATCGTGAAAAACGGGTATCCGTGAAAAACCTTCGCCAGGGTGGGAGGGGGAATGGCAGACAATCGTTTGCCACAAAAAAAACTGTGTTTCACGCGCCAACGCCGGCAGGCGCAGATCAATTGCCAATACGCGGGGAACCGATACATCACGAAGTTTTTGGTGAGGGGATTGTCCTCTCGATCGATCCTTTTTCAAACGGTCACAAAGTAGCCATTCAATTCAAGAATCATGATGTTCGCCATTTCTATTGGGAAGTGGCGCTTTCTGAAGGACATGTACGAAAACCTTAG
- a CDS encoding UvrD-helicase domain-containing protein: MNDAWFFEELRCNGIQITETQHAAISHSSGALALFAGPGSGKTTVITLRAAYLVRVLREDPSTIAIFTFTKKSADELSRRLQQIHPSLKGVQTGTFHALYLKWLLREAKERRDLLTGYTQRSVVRTILQSLREPFHDDQITAILQAITVLKNQMIEPADARKWLDKKRRSLVCGGCVQAV, from the coding sequence GTGAATGATGCATGGTTTTTTGAGGAACTAAGGTGTAACGGGATTCAGATCACAGAAACGCAACATGCGGCGATCAGCCATTCTTCTGGTGCGCTCGCACTGTTTGCAGGACCTGGCAGCGGAAAAACGACCGTGATCACGCTGCGCGCCGCTTATCTTGTTCGCGTGCTCCGCGAAGATCCCAGTACCATCGCAATCTTTACATTTACAAAAAAGAGTGCGGATGAACTCTCGCGGCGATTGCAACAGATTCACCCTTCCCTAAAAGGGGTTCAGACCGGAACGTTTCACGCTTTGTATTTGAAATGGCTCTTGCGCGAGGCAAAAGAGCGGCGCGATCTGCTCACCGGGTACACGCAACGAAGCGTTGTGCGAACAATCCTGCAATCCCTTCGCGAACCTTTTCATGACGATCAGATCACGGCCATCTTGCAGGCGATCACTGTATTGAAAAATCAAATGATAGAACCTGCAGACGCCAGGAAGTGGCTAGATAAAAAAAGACGTTCCCTCGTGTGCGGCGGATGTGTACAAGCAGTATGA
- a CDS encoding Glu/Leu/Phe/Val family dehydrogenase, protein MVIKEALSKLGYGSDMYELLKEPMRVLTVRFPVRMDDGQVKVFTGYRAQHNDAVGPTKGGIRFHPDVTEDEVKALSVWMSVKCGIANLPYGGGKGGVICDPREMSFREQERLARGYVRAISQIVGPSKDIPAPDVMTNSQVMAWMMDEYSRIKEFDSPGFITGKPIVLGGSQGRDTSTARGVAICIREAARVRGLVLKGARVIVQGFGNAGSYLAKFMHDEGAKVIGISDAYGALYDERGLDIPSLLERRDSFGTVTKLFKNTISNKELLEQPCDILVPAAIENQITQENADKIQAQIVVEAANGPTTNEATRILTDRGILLVPDVLGNSGGVIVSYFEWVQNNQGYYWTEEDVMARLEEVMMRSFETVYATATARKIDMRLAAYMVGVRRMAEAVELRGWV, encoded by the coding sequence ATGGTCATCAAAGAAGCATTGTCAAAACTTGGCTATGGATCTGATATGTATGAGTTATTAAAAGAACCTATGCGCGTTTTGACCGTTCGTTTTCCCGTTCGCATGGACGATGGACAAGTCAAGGTGTTTACAGGATATCGCGCGCAGCATAATGACGCTGTGGGACCTACTAAAGGTGGCATTCGCTTTCACCCGGACGTGACGGAAGATGAGGTCAAGGCACTATCTGTCTGGATGAGCGTGAAATGCGGAATTGCGAATCTGCCCTATGGCGGAGGTAAAGGCGGCGTAATCTGCGATCCCCGTGAGATGTCTTTTCGCGAACAGGAGCGACTGGCGCGGGGTTATGTTCGAGCGATCAGTCAAATCGTCGGGCCGTCAAAAGATATTCCTGCTCCAGATGTGATGACGAATTCACAGGTCATGGCGTGGATGATGGATGAATATAGCAGAATTAAGGAATTTGATTCACCTGGATTTATTACAGGGAAACCGATCGTTCTGGGTGGCTCGCAGGGGCGGGACACATCAACGGCGCGCGGGGTCGCGATCTGCATTCGCGAAGCGGCACGCGTTCGTGGACTGGTTTTAAAAGGTGCGCGCGTAATTGTGCAGGGGTTTGGCAACGCTGGAAGTTATTTGGCGAAATTCATGCATGATGAAGGCGCAAAAGTGATCGGAATTTCCGATGCATATGGCGCGTTGTACGATGAGCGGGGCCTTGATATTCCTTCACTCCTTGAGCGGCGTGATTCGTTTGGAACAGTTACAAAGCTGTTCAAAAATACGATTTCCAACAAGGAACTTTTAGAGCAACCTTGCGATATTCTCGTTCCGGCAGCCATCGAAAATCAAATCACGCAGGAAAATGCGGACAAGATCCAGGCACAAATTGTTGTCGAGGCGGCGAATGGACCGACCACGAATGAAGCTACGCGCATCTTGACGGATCGCGGTATTTTGCTTGTACCCGATGTACTCGGAAATTCTGGCGGCGTCATTGTCTCTTATTTTGAGTGGGTGCAAAATAACCAAGGATATTACTGGACTGAAGAGGATGTCATGGCTCGCTTGGAAGAGGTCATGATGAGATCCTTTGAGACCGTTTACGCAACAGCCACCGCGCGAAAGATCGATATGCGTCTCGCGGCCTATATGGTAGGTGTGCGCAGAATGGCAGAGGCGGTGGAGTTGCGCGGTTGGGTATGA
- a CDS encoding D-alanine--D-alanine ligase encodes MKIAVIYGGRSAEREVSLNSGRAILQALSSYGYEVCGMDVNESLFDELKQFKPDLVFLGLHGRLGEDGAIQGALEVLGIPYVGSSVLSSALAMDKVMTKRVLRPLGIPLAEDRVLVSRATPEEVDLERMTNDILKYLSLPVIVKPNREGSTFGLTLATTNSLLKQGIKEAFSHDESILVESYIRGMEVTVVIVGTAHDTQNPPRVLGTIEIIPKAEVYDYESKYGMNGSEHIIPARLPQNLLSQVEAYALTAYTELGCRDYGRVDFIVGDQGPVLLEVNTLPGMTATSLVPDAARAAGLSFEALIDQLVSQAYQRAHS; translated from the coding sequence ATGAAAATCGCAGTGATTTATGGTGGAAGATCCGCCGAGCGTGAGGTTTCCCTTAACAGTGGCCGCGCAATCCTACAAGCGTTGTCTTCGTACGGTTATGAAGTGTGCGGAATGGATGTCAACGAATCGCTGTTTGATGAATTGAAACAATTCAAACCCGATCTGGTTTTTCTTGGCCTCCACGGACGATTGGGCGAAGATGGAGCGATTCAAGGCGCGCTTGAGGTCCTTGGGATTCCGTACGTCGGTTCCTCTGTACTAAGCAGTGCGCTCGCAATGGACAAGGTGATGACAAAACGCGTTTTACGCCCGCTCGGGATTCCGCTGGCTGAAGACCGCGTATTGGTGTCGCGCGCAACGCCTGAAGAAGTCGATCTCGAACGCATGACGAATGATATCCTAAAGTATTTGTCGCTTCCGGTCATTGTAAAACCGAATCGCGAAGGAAGCACGTTTGGCCTGACGCTTGCCACAACGAATTCCTTGCTTAAACAAGGGATCAAAGAGGCGTTTTCCCATGATGAGAGCATTCTTGTCGAGTCTTATATACGCGGGATGGAAGTGACCGTGGTCATTGTGGGAACAGCGCATGATACACAGAATCCACCGCGAGTGCTCGGCACCATTGAGATCATTCCTAAAGCTGAAGTCTATGACTATGAATCAAAATATGGTATGAATGGGAGCGAGCATATCATACCTGCCCGCCTTCCACAGAATTTGCTATCACAAGTCGAAGCGTATGCTCTGACTGCATACACAGAACTTGGTTGTCGCGACTATGGACGAGTGGATTTTATAGTAGGTGATCAGGGGCCTGTACTGTTGGAAGTCAATACATTGCCGGGAATGACCGCAACGAGCCTGGTACCTGACGCGGCGCGCGCAGCCGGACTTTCGTTTGAAGCGCTGATTGACCAACTCGTTTCGCAAGCGTACCAACGAGCACATTCATAA
- a CDS encoding substrate-binding domain-containing protein translates to MSATIYDVAREAGVSMATVSRVLNDTAVVKDETKKRVLDAIAKLSYRPNAVARGLASKRTKTIGVIVPDVSAAFMAELVRGIEDVARMYHYHIILCNSDGLLAREVDLIGTMWEKQVDGIIFMSPALTSEHVNTFEEAQIPIVLCRTDDPEGRIPSVNIDNAGASVDAVNYLHKKGRTKIAFLGSIHHEGTLTSERRRGYVAEMKNRNLTPIFIDTAREEYQEALLAVRTHVTMEPIDAILAANDEMAIAAIHAILDEKKSVPKDIAVVGFDNTKLSMMARPELTTIAQPMYDYGAVAMRFMTKLLQDEPISTFRVVLPHQILEHASSADV, encoded by the coding sequence GTGAGCGCAACCATCTATGATGTGGCGCGTGAGGCAGGGGTGTCCATGGCCACTGTCTCTCGGGTGCTCAATGATACTGCCGTAGTAAAAGATGAAACGAAAAAACGCGTGCTCGATGCGATTGCAAAACTTTCGTATCGCCCGAATGCTGTAGCCAGGGGACTTGCAAGCAAACGAACCAAAACCATCGGTGTGATCGTGCCGGATGTGTCAGCCGCATTCATGGCTGAACTGGTCCGCGGGATCGAAGATGTGGCGCGCATGTACCATTATCACATCATCCTTTGCAACTCGGACGGACTTCTCGCGCGCGAAGTCGATCTGATTGGAACAATGTGGGAGAAACAAGTTGACGGAATCATTTTTATGTCACCTGCGCTTACGAGTGAGCATGTGAACACCTTTGAAGAGGCGCAAATTCCGATTGTTCTTTGCCGCACGGATGACCCAGAGGGGCGCATACCCTCCGTCAACATCGACAACGCAGGCGCTTCCGTTGACGCCGTGAACTATCTTCACAAAAAAGGGCGCACAAAAATTGCCTTTCTAGGCTCGATTCACCATGAGGGAACGCTTACGAGTGAGCGGCGCCGCGGCTATGTTGCAGAAATGAAAAACCGCAATCTAACGCCTATTTTTATTGACACGGCGCGTGAAGAGTACCAGGAAGCACTCTTGGCAGTTCGTACACACGTCACAATGGAACCCATTGACGCCATTCTCGCTGCGAACGACGAGATGGCCATCGCGGCAATCCATGCCATTCTCGATGAAAAAAAGAGTGTCCCAAAAGATATCGCGGTCGTGGGATTTGACAACACAAAACTGTCGATGATGGCGCGGCCAGAATTGACCACGATTGCACAACCGATGTACGATTATGGTGCGGTGGCGATGCGCTTTATGACGAAGTTGTTGCAAGATGAGCCGATCTCAACCTTTCGCGTTGTGTTACCCCATCAGATTCTAGAACACGCTTCCTCGGCTGATGTGTGA
- a CDS encoding metallophosphoesterase, which yields MADLHLSFGVNKPMDVFGENWERHAERIERAWREQITEDDDILLPGDLSWAMREREALPDFSFLSSLPGRKILLRGNHDYWWSTKRKVEKLAGNGFFVLQNNAIPLVDVTIVGTRGWDLPHPKMTEEDHTIYKREVERLRLSLEEGKTSGKPLLAMMHFPPMTRHVRESEFSKLLETYGVTLCVYGHLHGNAHQARVEGIVRDVEYRLVSADFLSFSPLPLALPSS from the coding sequence ATTGCCGATCTCCATTTATCGTTTGGTGTCAATAAACCGATGGATGTATTTGGGGAAAATTGGGAGCGGCATGCTGAACGCATTGAACGCGCATGGCGCGAACAGATCACAGAAGACGATGACATTCTGCTTCCGGGCGATCTTTCGTGGGCTATGCGAGAACGCGAGGCGCTTCCTGATTTTTCATTTCTCTCGTCACTTCCAGGACGAAAAATTCTGCTTCGCGGCAACCACGACTACTGGTGGAGCACAAAACGCAAAGTGGAAAAACTTGCGGGTAACGGTTTTTTTGTCTTGCAAAACAATGCGATTCCGCTTGTAGATGTCACCATCGTTGGGACGCGCGGTTGGGATTTGCCCCATCCGAAAATGACAGAAGAGGATCACACCATTTACAAACGCGAAGTGGAACGGTTGAGACTTTCACTTGAGGAAGGAAAGACAAGTGGTAAACCACTTCTCGCGATGATGCACTTTCCGCCAATGACTCGCCACGTGCGTGAGTCAGAGTTCAGCAAATTGCTGGAAACATACGGTGTTACTCTTTGTGTCTATGGTCACCTGCATGGAAATGCCCACCAGGCGCGTGTTGAAGGTATCGTTCGCGATGTCGAATATCGTCTGGTTTCTGCAGATTTTTTAAGTTTTTCCCCGCTGCCGCTTGCGCTCCCCTCGTCGTGA
- a CDS encoding SprT family protein, producing the protein MEGLPHTDAELKSMVCMISLRDFHLPFAHECRFNARLRSTGGRYILSTHDVEINPSYAKRFGIEELTRVIRHELVHYHLHLAGRGYRHQDRDFKDLLSRVDGARYAKTHRVTPSKTRYAYHCKACESTYVRKKRLDTSRYVCGRCQGTLELIAMKRI; encoded by the coding sequence ATGGAAGGACTTCCGCACACCGACGCCGAATTGAAATCCATGGTTTGTATGATATCATTGCGCGATTTCCATCTTCCTTTTGCGCATGAGTGTCGCTTTAACGCGCGGCTTCGCAGTACGGGTGGAAGATACATTCTTTCCACACATGATGTGGAAATTAATCCCAGTTACGCAAAGCGCTTTGGTATCGAAGAGTTGACTCGCGTGATCCGCCACGAGTTGGTACACTATCATCTTCACTTGGCTGGTCGCGGATATCGACATCAGGATCGTGATTTTAAAGATTTGCTCTCTCGCGTGGACGGTGCGCGCTATGCCAAAACACACCGCGTAACACCAAGTAAAACACGCTATGCATATCACTGCAAAGCGTGTGAGTCCACCTACGTGCGCAAAAAAAGGCTGGATACATCACGCTATGTGTGTGGAAGGTGTCAAGGGACACTGGAACTGATTGCGATGAAAAGAATTTAA
- the sleB gene encoding spore cortex-lytic enzyme, translating into MRRSWLAVVSLTTFVMVASILPSAHTHAEVWSLMPGERGTAVVDVQSNLKRLGYYNGPIDGIYTWQTYWAVHDFQSRFGLPTDGLAGTQTLNMLHSAIRANFGSSSSPAQVRVSSSKPLAAPQSTSIAQTNTTAQPASAPPTSTVSTPPPPGSNVAIPSGGVNGISANDIQLMAQVVYGEARGQPFIGQVAVAAVMMNRLHSSLFPHSIPAILYQPGAFTSVSNGQASLGTDPEAIAAVLDAIHGYDPTHGALYYWNPATATSSWIWSQPIMLRIGNHVFAK; encoded by the coding sequence GTGAGGCGCTCATGGCTCGCTGTTGTGTCACTGACGACCTTTGTAATGGTTGCGAGCATACTGCCATCAGCACACACCCACGCAGAAGTTTGGTCGCTCATGCCCGGTGAACGTGGCACAGCCGTCGTGGATGTTCAGTCAAATCTCAAACGACTCGGTTACTATAACGGACCGATCGATGGAATTTATACGTGGCAGACTTATTGGGCAGTACACGACTTTCAGAGTCGGTTTGGATTGCCGACAGATGGCTTGGCGGGGACACAGACGTTGAACATGCTTCATTCCGCCATTCGCGCAAACTTTGGCTCATCGTCGTCTCCTGCCCAGGTGAGAGTTTCTTCTTCAAAACCGCTGGCGGCACCGCAGTCAACTTCTATTGCACAGACTAACACCACTGCGCAACCTGCGAGTGCACCGCCAACTTCTACGGTGTCAACCCCTCCGCCTCCCGGCTCTAATGTGGCGATTCCAAGCGGCGGGGTAAATGGCATATCAGCAAATGACATTCAACTGATGGCCCAAGTTGTCTATGGAGAGGCACGCGGGCAACCGTTTATCGGACAAGTCGCTGTAGCTGCTGTCATGATGAACCGGTTGCACTCGAGTCTTTTTCCACACAGCATTCCGGCCATCTTGTACCAACCTGGCGCGTTTACGTCCGTATCAAACGGACAGGCCTCCCTTGGCACAGACCCCGAGGCAATTGCGGCCGTGCTTGACGCCATTCACGGTTATGACCCAACACATGGCGCCCTCTACTATTGGAATCCAGCAACCGCCACATCTTCGTGGATTTGGTCACAGCCGATCATGCTTCGAATCGGAAATCACGTCTTTGCAAAATGA
- the folE gene encoding GTP cyclohydrolase I FolE, with translation MAHVDQEKIQTAVRMILEAVGEDPDREGLLETPARVGRLYAEVFAGLHQDPRDQLQTIFNEDHNELVLVKDITFYSMCEHHLVPFFGKAHVAYIPQGAKITGLSKLARLVESAARRPQLQERLTATVADSLVDQLEPLGVVVMVEAEHMCMAMRGVNKPGTKTLTTAVRGIFLEDAKQRAEVFQMMKY, from the coding sequence AGTGGGTGAAGACCCGGATCGTGAAGGTTTGCTTGAGACACCAGCACGCGTTGGGAGGCTGTACGCAGAGGTCTTTGCCGGTCTCCATCAGGATCCGCGCGATCAGTTGCAAACCATTTTTAATGAAGATCATAATGAACTTGTTCTGGTTAAAGACATTACATTTTACAGCATGTGCGAGCATCATCTCGTTCCTTTTTTCGGGAAGGCTCATGTGGCCTACATTCCGCAAGGCGCCAAGATCACTGGTCTTTCTAAACTTGCCCGTTTGGTTGAAAGTGCCGCGCGCCGCCCACAGCTTCAGGAGCGTTTGACCGCGACGGTGGCGGATTCTCTCGTCGATCAACTTGAACCACTGGGCGTCGTTGTCATGGTAGAAGCAGAACATATGTGTATGGCAATGCGCGGTGTGAATAAACCGGGGACAAAAACACTCACGACGGCTGTCCGCGGTATATTTTTGGAAGATGCAAAACAGCGCGCAGAAGTTTTTCAAATGATGAAATACTAG
- a CDS encoding adaptor protein MecA — translation MRVEKISKNKIRIFVSYEDLASRGIERDEMFQNGKKVQELFWDMMEVAYAEVGFEMIGPIAVEAFTMPSEGVVIIVTQVPSLPVPGSLSELTDEPEPERDPCDSFVFSFADFEDVVRVGKALAQIEELDCRLYVYRKTYHVFFADDSLSEPVYDAVWSILHEYGELVNVTRAMLDEYGKLISEHALEMLRTFFEK, via the coding sequence ATGCGGGTTGAAAAAATTTCCAAAAACAAGATCCGAATCTTTGTCAGTTACGAAGATCTCGCGTCGCGTGGCATTGAACGAGACGAGATGTTCCAAAACGGCAAGAAAGTACAGGAATTATTTTGGGATATGATGGAAGTTGCTTATGCAGAAGTGGGCTTTGAGATGATTGGCCCGATTGCTGTGGAGGCGTTTACGATGCCTTCAGAAGGTGTGGTCATCATCGTCACTCAAGTCCCGTCGCTTCCTGTGCCAGGGTCGCTTTCTGAACTCACGGATGAACCTGAGCCAGAGCGGGATCCCTGCGACTCCTTTGTATTTTCATTCGCGGATTTTGAGGATGTCGTGCGCGTTGGAAAGGCATTGGCACAAATCGAAGAGCTTGACTGCAGACTGTATGTCTATCGAAAGACATACCATGTATTTTTTGCAGATGATTCCCTATCAGAGCCTGTTTATGACGCGGTTTGGTCTATTCTTCACGAATACGGTGAATTGGTGAATGTCACGCGTGCGATGTTGGACGAGTATGGGAAGCTCATCTCAGAGCATGCGCTTGAGATGCTCCGCACCTTCTTTGAAAAGTAA